In a single window of the Agromyces sp. H17E-10 genome:
- a CDS encoding GNAT family N-acetyltransferase translates to MAFEIRPYRPSDRDDVALICLRTAAAGGDATGVYSDDTLMPEVFALPYLEYAPDLVFVVADEQRAAGYVMAVADTADFVEWWKREWAPGFAERHPVVAPPTAHQPAFSEAALVDAGLHPERMLIDELDDYPAHLHIDLLPELQGQGWGRRLIDTVRAALAERGVDALHLGLAAENTGARAFYDRLGFHELPSSRPDAPKLGIATSA, encoded by the coding sequence ATGGCGTTCGAGATCCGACCGTACCGTCCGTCCGATCGCGACGACGTCGCATTGATCTGCCTGCGCACCGCTGCGGCCGGCGGCGACGCGACCGGGGTGTACTCCGACGACACGCTCATGCCCGAGGTGTTCGCCCTGCCGTACCTCGAGTACGCGCCCGACCTCGTCTTCGTCGTCGCCGACGAACAGCGGGCGGCCGGGTACGTCATGGCGGTCGCCGACACAGCCGACTTCGTCGAGTGGTGGAAGCGCGAGTGGGCGCCCGGCTTCGCGGAGCGGCATCCCGTCGTCGCACCGCCGACCGCGCACCAGCCAGCGTTCTCCGAGGCGGCCCTCGTCGACGCGGGCCTGCATCCCGAACGCATGCTCATCGACGAGCTCGACGACTATCCGGCCCACCTGCACATCGACCTCCTGCCCGAACTGCAGGGCCAGGGCTGGGGGCGGCGGCTCATCGACACGGTGCGCGCGGCGCTCGCCGAGCGCGGCGTCGATGCGCTCCACCTCGGACTCGCCGCTGAGAACACCGGCGCGCGGGCGTTCTACGACCGACTCGGCTTCCACGAACTGCCGTCGAGCCGGCCCGACGCGCCGAAGCTCGGCATCGCGACGAGCGCCTGA